A single genomic interval of Nodosilinea sp. PGN35 harbors:
- a CDS encoding tetratricopeptide repeat protein, with amino-acid sequence MHVSRQSSSLLTLRSRSWMLWLLSPLLIVVGLVVGTLVVGKSVLDCDRATSGQCTLTHSNTFSRKTQTFPVAALEAAEVDSHRNSDGDSRYRLLLLTSQGQIPLTRHYSDSWGRVTNQASRANRFLATPTMPRLYLKEDNRWLGWVFVVFFSGGGLLMLLNTSVMTCRFDKSTNRFSLSLVGLTGTRQYQGSLGQILGMRVELLSQPQASGEKAPGENNRSENNRSDKTGDDDPSARLAIVLKNGETLSLAKIYAGKPDQQATVARQVHEFLRLPPLPAWDAAGALTAQTKIALPLVAGGAAQRQTAIAESQQALRQNPDDVEAYQRLATALSMQGKKDQAQQLLESARIRFQSRGEWDQAAYLDYVLGLLRLKGKSHWWEAC; translated from the coding sequence ATGCATGTTAGCCGTCAAAGTTCTAGCCTGCTGACCCTGCGATCGCGCTCCTGGATGCTGTGGCTGCTCAGTCCGCTGTTGATTGTGGTGGGGTTGGTGGTGGGCACCCTGGTGGTGGGCAAGTCGGTTCTAGACTGCGATCGCGCCACCTCGGGTCAATGCACGCTGACCCACTCAAACACCTTTAGCCGCAAGACCCAGACGTTTCCTGTCGCCGCTCTAGAGGCCGCCGAAGTCGATTCTCACCGCAACAGCGACGGCGACAGCCGCTACCGGCTGCTGCTGCTGACCAGCCAGGGGCAAATCCCGTTGACCCGCCACTACAGCGACAGCTGGGGCAGAGTCACAAACCAGGCCAGCCGGGCCAATCGCTTTCTGGCAACGCCGACGATGCCCCGCCTGTATCTGAAAGAGGACAACCGCTGGCTGGGCTGGGTGTTTGTGGTCTTTTTCAGCGGCGGGGGGCTGCTCATGCTGCTCAACACCAGCGTGATGACCTGTCGCTTCGACAAGAGCACCAATCGCTTTAGCCTGAGCCTGGTGGGGCTGACCGGTACCCGCCAGTATCAGGGCTCCCTGGGGCAAATTCTGGGCATGCGGGTGGAGCTGTTGAGCCAGCCCCAGGCCAGCGGCGAGAAAGCCCCTGGTGAAAACAACCGCAGTGAAAACAACCGCAGCGATAAAACCGGTGACGACGACCCCAGCGCCCGCCTTGCCATTGTGCTGAAAAACGGCGAAACCCTCTCCCTGGCCAAGATCTACGCCGGGAAGCCGGACCAGCAGGCGACTGTGGCACGGCAGGTCCACGAATTTTTGCGGTTGCCCCCGCTGCCCGCCTGGGATGCCGCCGGAGCCTTGACGGCGCAGACCAAAATTGCGCTGCCGCTGGTGGCGGGCGGGGCGGCCCAGCGCCAAACCGCCATTGCCGAGTCGCAGCAGGCGCTGCGCCAGAACCCAGACGATGTGGAAGCCTACCAACGGCTGGCCACGGCCCTGTCTATGCAGGGCAAAAAAGACCAGGCCCAGCAACTGCTGGAGTCGGCCCGGATTCGCTTTCAGAGCCGGGGCGAATGGGACCAGGCGGCCTACCTCGACTACGTGCTCGGCCTGCTCCGGCTGAAGGGCAAAAGCCACTGGTGGGAGGCCTGCTGA
- a CDS encoding AAA family ATPase, with protein MNDFFKGFEQLLELAKTLEEKAESGELKTNVQINSRGLSSIPRQGNIPDIGVSRMNRNPSPPNIENDPAVEEVIITPPPTPDPSSSYSPPPSSSPPPSSPHHPTIRDVGGLAPTLQELRELVEIPLKRPDVLAKLGLEPTRGVLLVGPPGTGKTLTARSLAEDLGVNYIAIVGPEVMGKYYGEAEQRLRAIFEKAKKAAPCLVFIDEIDSLAPDRSKVEGEVEKRLVATLLGLMDGFAQTRGVIVLAATNRPDHIDPALRRPGRFDREVQFRVPDRAGRLEILQIQTREMPLAGVGLDAIADLSVGMVGADLKALCQKAAYFALRRQVPDLSGPVPDTMTLVQDDFLQAIKEIKPSVLRSVEVESPAIAWEDIGGLESVKQTLQESVEGALLYPDLYAQTGAKAPRGLLLWGPPGTGKTLLAKAVAAQARANFIAVNGPELLSRWVGAAEQAVRELFAKARQAAPCVVFIDEIDTLVPARGQYMGDSGVSDRVVGQLLTELDGLQGCPNVLLIGATNRPSALDPAILRAGRIDLQLEIGLPDGAGRLAILQVHNSDRPLEAVDLNHWASLTEGWNGADLALLSNQAALEAVREYRAQGMADPSQIRITTRHWEQAHQAILSQHSSVANRG; from the coding sequence ATGAATGACTTCTTTAAAGGCTTTGAACAACTGCTCGAACTGGCCAAAACCCTCGAAGAAAAAGCCGAAAGCGGCGAACTCAAAACTAACGTGCAGATCAACAGCCGCGGCCTCAGCAGCATTCCCCGCCAGGGCAACATTCCCGACATCGGCGTCAGCCGCATGAACCGCAACCCCAGCCCCCCTAACATCGAGAATGATCCCGCCGTCGAAGAAGTCATCATCACCCCACCCCCCACCCCCGACCCCTCCTCCTCATATTCCCCACCTCCCTCATCCTCCCCACCTCCCTCCTCTCCCCACCACCCCACCATCCGCGACGTCGGCGGCCTCGCCCCCACTCTGCAAGAGCTGCGCGAACTGGTGGAAATTCCGCTCAAGCGGCCCGACGTGCTGGCCAAGCTGGGCCTGGAACCCACTCGGGGCGTGCTGCTGGTCGGCCCTCCCGGCACCGGCAAAACCCTGACGGCCCGCTCCCTGGCCGAAGACCTGGGGGTGAACTACATCGCCATCGTCGGCCCCGAGGTGATGGGCAAGTACTACGGCGAGGCCGAGCAGCGGCTGCGGGCAATCTTTGAGAAGGCCAAAAAAGCCGCTCCCTGCCTGGTGTTTATCGACGAGATCGACAGCCTGGCCCCCGATCGCAGCAAGGTCGAGGGCGAAGTGGAAAAGCGCCTGGTGGCCACCCTGCTGGGCCTGATGGATGGCTTTGCCCAGACCAGAGGCGTGATTGTGCTGGCCGCCACCAACCGGCCCGACCACATCGACCCGGCCCTGCGCCGCCCCGGTCGCTTTGACCGTGAAGTACAGTTCCGGGTGCCCGATCGCGCCGGTCGTCTGGAAATTCTCCAGATTCAGACCCGCGAGATGCCGCTGGCGGGGGTGGGGCTAGATGCGATCGCCGATCTGTCGGTGGGCATGGTGGGGGCCGACCTCAAGGCCCTCTGCCAAAAGGCCGCCTACTTCGCCCTGCGCCGCCAGGTGCCCGATCTCTCTGGCCCCGTGCCCGACACCATGACCCTGGTACAGGACGACTTTTTGCAGGCGATTAAAGAAATTAAGCCCTCGGTGCTCAGGTCGGTGGAAGTGGAGTCGCCTGCGATCGCCTGGGAGGACATTGGCGGCCTGGAATCCGTCAAGCAAACCCTGCAAGAGTCGGTCGAGGGGGCGCTGCTCTACCCCGACCTCTACGCCCAGACCGGGGCCAAAGCGCCGCGCGGGCTGCTGCTGTGGGGGCCGCCCGGCACGGGCAAAACCCTGCTGGCCAAGGCCGTCGCCGCCCAGGCTCGGGCCAACTTTATCGCCGTCAATGGCCCCGAGCTGCTCAGCCGCTGGGTGGGGGCCGCCGAGCAGGCGGTGCGCGAGCTGTTTGCCAAGGCCCGCCAGGCCGCCCCCTGCGTGGTGTTTATCGATGAAATTGACACCCTGGTGCCGGCCAGGGGCCAGTACATGGGCGACTCAGGAGTGAGCGATCGCGTCGTCGGCCAGTTGCTAACGGAACTCGATGGCCTCCAGGGCTGCCCCAACGTGCTGCTGATCGGGGCCACCAACCGCCCCAGCGCCCTCGACCCCGCCATTTTGCGGGCGGGACGCATTGACCTCCAGCTAGAAATCGGCCTGCCCGACGGGGCCGGACGGCTGGCGATTTTGCAGGTGCACAACAGCGATCGCCCCCTGGAAGCGGTAGACCTCAACCACTGGGCCAGCCTTACCGAGGGTTGGAACGGGGCCGACCTGGCCCTGCTCAGCAACCAGGCGGCGCTAGAGGCCGTGCGCGAATATCGCGCCCAGGGCATGGCCGACCCCAGCCAGATTCGCATCACCACCCGCCACTGGGAGCAGGCTCACCAGGCCATTCTCAGCCAGCACAGCTCGGTGGCCAACCGGGGCTAA
- a CDS encoding MATE family efflux transporter, which produces MANQPASSPIAPIAPAFLPNFLKLAAANIISNLMVPLAALVDTAFLGHLDDIRHLGGVALATVIFNVVYWSFGFLRMGTTGTTAQARGRGDADELWLILLRNGAIALSFGLIILLLQAPIRDLGFGLLSGEPEVRAAGIEFYSARIWDAPAVLLNLVLMGWFLGREQGRRVIALSMVGNGSNVVFNYIFINQMGLASAGAGWGTALSQYLTLLIGVGLLAREGGWQHLAAVLPQGWNSQAIKGLFLLNRDILVRTFALVLSFALFTNFSSALGTQTLAANTLLLQVVTLSAYFIDGIAFATESFAGRYYGSGDVTHLRRLLTLGGVTSIVLGLSFAMAFVLFPQPLFGLLTGHQEVIDLVQTYGLWLIPVLGLGAIAYMLDGYFLGLTAGKVLRNATVLAAGVGFLPLALLAQTLGSAHLLWLALVGLMAARALTLLWAVPKSLA; this is translated from the coding sequence ATGGCCAACCAACCAGCTAGCTCCCCAATCGCCCCGATCGCCCCAGCCTTTCTGCCCAACTTTCTCAAGCTGGCGGCGGCCAATATCATCTCGAACCTGATGGTGCCCCTGGCGGCCCTGGTCGATACCGCCTTTTTGGGCCACCTCGACGACATCCGCCACCTGGGCGGCGTGGCCCTGGCGACGGTGATTTTTAACGTGGTCTACTGGAGCTTTGGCTTTTTGCGCATGGGCACCACGGGCACCACGGCCCAGGCGCGGGGGCGCGGCGATGCCGACGAGCTGTGGCTCATTCTGCTGCGCAACGGGGCGATCGCCCTCAGCTTTGGCCTGATCATTTTGCTGCTGCAAGCCCCCATTCGCGACCTGGGCTTTGGGCTGCTCAGCGGCGAACCCGAGGTGCGAGCGGCGGGCATAGAGTTCTACAGCGCCCGCATTTGGGATGCCCCGGCGGTGCTGCTGAACCTGGTGCTGATGGGCTGGTTTTTGGGCCGCGAACAGGGTCGCCGGGTGATTGCCCTGTCGATGGTGGGCAACGGCAGCAACGTGGTGTTTAACTACATTTTCATCAATCAGATGGGGCTGGCTAGCGCCGGGGCCGGGTGGGGCACGGCCCTGAGCCAGTACTTGACGCTACTGATCGGGGTGGGATTGTTGGCGAGAGAAGGGGGCTGGCAGCATCTGGCAGCCGTGCTGCCCCAGGGCTGGAATTCCCAGGCTATCAAGGGGCTGTTTTTGCTGAACCGCGACATTCTGGTGCGCACGTTTGCTCTGGTGCTGAGCTTTGCGCTGTTTACCAACTTTAGCTCGGCCCTGGGCACCCAAACCCTGGCGGCCAATACCCTGCTGCTACAGGTGGTGACGCTGTCGGCCTACTTTATTGACGGCATTGCCTTCGCCACCGAGAGCTTCGCGGGGCGCTACTACGGCAGCGGCGACGTTACCCACCTGCGCCGTCTTTTAACCCTGGGCGGCGTCACCAGCATTGTGTTGGGGCTATCCTTCGCGATGGCGTTTGTGCTGTTTCCGCAGCCATTGTTTGGCCTGCTGACGGGGCATCAAGAGGTGATCGATTTGGTGCAAACCTACGGGCTGTGGCTAATTCCGGTGCTGGGGCTGGGGGCGATCGCCTACATGCTCGACGGCTACTTTTTGGGCCTCACCGCCGGTAAAGTGCTCCGCAATGCCACGGTGCTGGCGGCGGGGGTGGGGTTTTTGCCCCTGGCGCTGCTGGCCCAGACCCTCGGCAGCGCTCACCTGCTGTGGCTGGCCCTGGTGGGGCTGATGGCGGCCCGCGCCCTCACCCTGCTCTGGGCGGTGCCCAAGTCTCTGGCCTGA
- a CDS encoding ABC transporter ATP-binding protein, protein MPTPLLEFRQLQKVYGSGNTEVRALWNVNLAIYPGEYCAIMGPSGSGKSTAMNMIGCLDRPTAGQYYFDSQNVATLEDDELAHIRNQKIGFVFQQFHLLPQLTARENVELPMIYAGVRSEVRHQRATEALQRVGLGDRINNKPTQLSGGQQQRVAIARAIVNNPLLLLADEPTGALDTRTTEDVLGIFADLHAAGITVVMVTHEPDVARASERIVWFKDGEILNDHLRPEDLTEAIAVR, encoded by the coding sequence ATGCCCACCCCTCTGCTCGAGTTTCGCCAGCTGCAAAAGGTCTACGGCTCGGGCAACACCGAGGTGCGGGCGCTGTGGAATGTGAACCTGGCCATCTACCCCGGCGAGTACTGCGCCATCATGGGGCCGTCGGGGTCGGGCAAATCCACAGCCATGAACATGATTGGCTGCCTCGATCGCCCCACGGCGGGGCAGTACTACTTCGACAGCCAGAATGTGGCCACCCTGGAGGACGACGAACTGGCCCACATTCGCAATCAGAAAATTGGCTTTGTGTTTCAACAGTTTCACCTTCTGCCCCAGCTGACGGCGCGAGAGAATGTGGAGCTGCCGATGATCTACGCCGGGGTGCGCAGCGAGGTGCGCCACCAGCGGGCGACGGAGGCGTTGCAGCGGGTGGGGCTGGGCGATCGCATCAACAACAAGCCCACCCAGCTGTCGGGGGGGCAGCAGCAGCGGGTGGCGATCGCGCGGGCGATCGTCAACAATCCCCTCCTGCTGCTGGCCGATGAGCCGACGGGTGCCCTGGACACGCGCACCACTGAGGATGTGCTGGGCATCTTCGCCGATCTCCACGCCGCAGGGATTACGGTGGTGATGGTGACCCACGAACCGGATGTGGCCCGCGCCAGCGAACGCATTGTCTGGTTTAAGGATGGTGAAATTCTCAACGACCACCTCAGGCCCGAAGATTTGACCGAGGCGATCGCGGTGCGATAA
- the cax gene encoding calcium/proton exchanger codes for MSTKNIVSLGLLLFIPISIAAERLEWGALTIFVLSALAIVPLAIWLSTATEELAVVTGPTVGGLINAVFGNATELIIALVALKAGLIDIVKASITGSILANLLLVLGLSMFFGGLRYKEQAFNRNVAGINGSTMALAVTAIVLPAMVINTSNIVEPTAISRLSLTVAAVMIVVYGLTLLFSLKTHSYLYDVGVSDQEGAHGEHEHGEGEKPNLLLWIGVLLAATIGVAIESEIFVGAVEETANSLGLTDLFTGVILLPLVGGAAEYVTAVRMAVKNNMDLSVSIAMGSSLLVALLVAPILVIVGQVIGQPMDLNFGPFEAIAVVIAVAVVNLISQDGKSNWLEGVLLLSTFAILGASFFFHPV; via the coding sequence ATGTCAACAAAAAATATCGTTTCCCTGGGTCTGCTGCTGTTTATTCCCATCTCGATCGCAGCGGAACGGCTGGAGTGGGGTGCCCTAACTATATTTGTGCTGTCGGCCCTGGCCATTGTGCCCCTGGCCATTTGGCTGAGTACCGCCACCGAAGAGCTAGCGGTGGTCACCGGGCCGACGGTGGGGGGGTTGATCAACGCCGTATTTGGCAATGCCACCGAGCTGATTATTGCGCTGGTGGCCCTCAAGGCGGGGCTGATCGACATTGTCAAGGCCAGCATTACCGGGTCGATTTTGGCCAACCTGCTGCTGGTGCTGGGGCTCTCAATGTTCTTTGGCGGGCTGCGCTACAAAGAGCAGGCGTTCAACCGCAACGTGGCGGGCATCAACGGCAGCACTATGGCCCTGGCGGTGACGGCGATCGTGCTGCCCGCCATGGTGATCAACACCTCAAATATTGTGGAGCCGACCGCCATCAGCCGCCTGTCGCTGACCGTAGCGGCGGTGATGATTGTGGTCTACGGGCTGACGCTGCTGTTTTCCCTCAAAACCCACAGCTACCTCTACGACGTAGGGGTGAGCGATCAGGAGGGTGCCCACGGTGAGCATGAGCACGGCGAAGGGGAAAAGCCCAACCTGCTGCTCTGGATTGGCGTGCTGCTGGCCGCCACCATCGGCGTAGCCATTGAGTCAGAAATTTTTGTGGGCGCGGTGGAAGAAACCGCCAACAGCCTGGGGCTGACCGACCTGTTTACCGGGGTGATTTTGCTGCCCCTGGTGGGCGGTGCGGCGGAGTACGTCACCGCCGTGCGGATGGCGGTGAAGAACAATATGGATCTGTCGGTGTCGATCGCCATGGGGTCGAGCCTGCTGGTGGCGCTGCTGGTGGCCCCAATTTTGGTAATTGTGGGCCAGGTGATCGGCCAGCCGATGGATTTGAATTTCGGCCCCTTTGAGGCGATCGCCGTGGTGATCGCCGTCGCCGTAGTCAACCTGATCAGCCAGGACGGCAAATCGAACTGGCTGGAGGGGGTGCTGCTGCTCTCCACCTTCGCCATTCTCGGAGCCTCGTTTTTCTTCCATCCGGTGTAG
- a CDS encoding MliC family protein: MQALFKATAVAVALVGLTLTGCNSPAAPVGSDTTTPTETTADDTAATAETVVFNCPGGETITAQFTDTNEAIVTLPDQAPLTLPAAEAASGARYSDGTTTFWNKGTEAMVEVDDAVVLSGCQAQR, from the coding sequence ATGCAAGCCCTCTTTAAAGCCACAGCCGTTGCCGTTGCCCTAGTCGGGCTGACCCTGACCGGCTGCAACAGCCCCGCCGCCCCCGTCGGGAGCGATACCACTACCCCAACTGAGACGACTGCCGACGACACAGCGGCCACCGCAGAAACGGTTGTATTTAACTGCCCCGGTGGCGAAACCATCACCGCTCAATTTACCGATACCAACGAAGCTATAGTCACCCTGCCCGATCAAGCGCCCCTCACCCTGCCTGCCGCCGAAGCGGCGTCGGGGGCTCGCTATAGCGATGGCACCACCACCTTCTGGAACAAGGGCACCGAAGCCATGGTGGAAGTCGATGACGCCGTAGTGCTCTCGGGCTGCCAGGCGCAGCGCTAA
- a CDS encoding circadian clock KaiB family protein, with translation MSSDIGAGSAVSSVAASFKGIALFTPGGDCVYCLDEQKRAHWHLDLCAALQTHLGLPEPPYFLLPCFTATVDRWVDATTQTPVTVAEAYPRALRFQPLLNALFDLGGLQWQPNYTNAEECSVALIESYQSTFPQLWECHDLVMRVEQAIAAPQPPALEPPPVPVDDLPQPHCFKLFVSGGETAITEKMLRLLYSTLESTLPGAYTLQVIDVTTHPDEAEAAHIAATPTLIQVSPEPVRRLVGSVLSQEQMMQLLAG, from the coding sequence GTGTCTAGCGACATTGGGGCGGGTTCAGCAGTTAGTTCAGTCGCCGCTAGCTTTAAGGGGATTGCCCTCTTTACCCCCGGCGGCGACTGTGTCTACTGCCTGGATGAGCAAAAGCGCGCCCACTGGCACCTGGATCTCTGCGCCGCGCTCCAGACCCACCTGGGGCTGCCTGAGCCGCCCTACTTTTTGCTGCCCTGCTTTACCGCCACCGTAGACCGCTGGGTAGACGCCACCACCCAGACCCCAGTGACCGTGGCCGAAGCCTACCCCCGTGCCCTGCGGTTTCAGCCGTTGCTCAACGCCCTCTTTGACCTCGGCGGTTTGCAGTGGCAGCCCAACTACACCAATGCCGAGGAGTGCTCGGTGGCGCTGATTGAGTCGTACCAGTCCACCTTTCCCCAACTGTGGGAATGCCACGATTTAGTCATGCGGGTCGAGCAGGCGATCGCTGCCCCCCAGCCCCCAGCGCTAGAACCGCCCCCTGTACCGGTAGACGATCTGCCACAGCCCCACTGCTTTAAGCTGTTTGTCAGCGGCGGCGAAACCGCCATCACCGAAAAAATGCTGCGGTTGTTGTACTCCACCCTGGAGTCCACCCTGCCGGGGGCCTACACGCTCCAGGTGATCGATGTAACTACCCACCCCGACGAAGCCGAGGCCGCCCATATTGCTGCGACCCCAACCTTGATTCAGGTTTCGCCAGAACCCGTGCGGCGGCTGGTGGGCAGCGTTCTCAGTCAGGAGCAGATGATGCAGCTGCTGGCGGGGTAG